Genomic DNA from Prevotella intermedia ATCC 25611 = DSM 20706:
ATTCACAAATCATATTGTAGGCCTCTCCAGAGAAAAGCGCAACAATATTCATCGACATGTGGAATGTCAGAAATAGAATAAGTGCAATGCCAGTTACGGACATCACAACTTTTCTACCAATAGAAGAATTGATTAACCACATAAATTGTTTTGTTTTTTTAAATATTTAAACTGTTAGAATTAATTGTCTTTTTCGTGAACGCACACATAACAAGGTCTGCCAAAAAGTGCAATCCCTATATAGCAATACCCATAAGTTGGTATCAAATGGGGGCGTATCCGATGCAAAAATACTATAAAATAATGATTAAACAAACTTTTTCTTTAAAAAACAGCCGTAAAATACCTACTGTAAGCGTAATATTGACAACGTCTAAACAAGCCACGAAAAACGAAATGTAATTCCAAACACAACTATAAGGATATGTAAAGAAGAAGAACTGCAAGAAAAAGCGACAAAAGTTAAGCGGAAACAGCATTTGCAGCTATAACAAGTAAGCGACCGTTTCCAAAAATAAAGAACATTCTATTCTTAGAAGCAACAGACAATCCAAGAATACCATAAAAACCCATAAACAAACTGCAAAAGCCACCAGCAAACTTTAAAACTATTTAAAATCTATCGCCAAATTTAACACGAGAGAAAACAACGAAATAGAATCGTGAAACATTAAAGCCGCTTTCGCAACGTCAAATCGAAATTATCGTTTTCTTAACGAATTATCTTTACAAAATCAAAGCGATTTTTACGTGTTAGTTTAAAGGTTTGTAGGAACCTTAGGAAGATTAAAAATACTATGTGAAAACATTTTTCCTCGGTGTTAGGAACGTGATGAATCATACTCCTACATACATTGTGTGCCTTTCTTCGCTGTGCTATTGTGGCTAAAAAGTAATAAGAAAGGCTGACCCCAACGTCAATGAATGAATACAAGTGCGCTTGCCTTGTGCGCGATAAGGCATCAGGTCATAGTCTAAAAGTAGGCGAATGCCATAGCGTCGGCGTGCTCTGAACGTCAGCGAGAGCCCTGTTCCGAAAGCAAAACTATGTTGCGAGTCGATTAAATAGTTCGTTAGCTGCAAGTCGGGATAGTGCACACGCTCTGCCAAAAGCTTGCTTCCAACGAGCCAACGCTCCGAAAGTGGGTAGGAAAAATATGCACCGCCACTTATCCTCCATGCATCGAAAACATTGTCTTCAGCCTTCACCTTGTCTACGATAACCGAAGTACGTGTAACCCCAATTCTTCCTCCGACGCCTACATACGGATTAAAGAAGTAAGCACCTTCGATAGTCGAGGTGCAGCCCGACGATACTTTAAACTCCGAATGTTGCCCAATGGGGTACGAACCTAACGGCAAGCTAATCTGAAAGTTCAAGCTAAGGAACGATGGGTTTAGCATCTTGTCGAACGTTTCATTGTTGTTTACATTGTTCAGTCCACGTTTTTTGAATATCAAATCGGCAAAGTAGTAGCCCAACTCCGTAGAAAGAATGCCTATTCCTGCACCTGTCAAAACGTCGCTCAGCCAGTGCTTGTTGTTCGCCATGCGCATAAGACCTGTGGCTGAGGCTACGGTGTATGCCCCAATGCCTATCCAAGGGCTTTTGTGCCCGTACTCTTTGGTCAGCATCGTTGCGGTCATAAAAGCCGTTGCAGTATGTCCCGAAGGATAAGAGTGCCTGTCTGTGCCATCAGGACGCTCCACGTGGGTGGTATGTTTCAGCGTGTTTACGATGCTTGCCATTACTGCTACCGACAGCACATCGGAAGCAAGCATACGTCCCCAGCTGCTTCTGCTTTCCTCGCCGCCCAATTTTAATCCCAGCATAACGGCGGCAGGGAGATACTGGGTATAGTCGTCCAAGTGTCGATGAAACTCTGGCAGGTAGTCGTTCCGCAATCCTCGGAAGTGCTTATTCTGTCCTCGCACAATGAGACCGTTTATAATGAGCGGTGCACTTGAATAAACAATCTTATGGAAACGGGTGTTGCTGATGCGTTCGAGCGCATCTCCGACTTTCTGAATGACGATACTGGTATCTACTTCAGCGCACAGACTGTCGGTCAAACCTCTTGAATATGTGTGTTTGATGGTATCATTAAACGAGCTGTACGCCTTTGCCTGACAGCAAAGACATACCAATAGCACAATCAAAAAATATATCCTCTTAAAACAAATCATTCTCTTCAGTCAATTCCTCAATGGTAGTTGAAATTTCAAACTAACCTGTAAAGTGGCTGCAAAATTATAACTTTTTTGTGAGAATATGGTCTAATGCAATGTAAAAAGTGTATGAAAATGATAGTCGAATAGCTGCGAAAGCATTAAAAATAATGAATATTTTTTGTGTTATCTACTAATTCTGCTAACTTTGCAGTAGCATAAACGTGTTTTTATAACGTTTTTACGACAAAGTGAAACTACACAGATTACGATAAAAGAATGAAGATAGCACTAATAGGCTACGGCAAAATGGGGCATATGATAGAACAGATTGCCCTTGAGCGTGGCCACGAAATAGTTTGCAAAATAGATGCAGACAATCAGGAAGAGTTCGACTCTCCAGCTTTTGCAGCTGCCGATGTAGCCATCGAATTTACCACTCCAACAGCCGCTTACGGCAACTATTTAAAAGCTTTTGCGCACAACGTGAAGGTGGTTAGCGGTTCTACGGGTTGGCAACACGAGCACAAAGCCGACGTGGAACGCCTTTGCACAGAGGGCGGACAAACCTTGTTTTGGGCAAGCAACTTCTCTATCGGGGTGGCTATCTTTGCAGCGGTAAACCGCTATTTGGCTAAGATAATGAACCAATACCCACAATACGATGTGGCAATGGAGGAAACTCACCACGTTCACAAGCTTGATGCGCCTTCCGGAACAGCCATTACGCTGGCAGAAGGCATATTGGACAACATCGACCGCAAGGCGAAATGGGCAAAAGGAAAGCAAGTTGCTGCCGACGGTAGCGTTACTTCAGCAGAGCCAATGCCTGCCGACGTGCTCCCGATAGCTTCTGTCCGACGAGGTGAAGTGCCCGGTATTCACAGCATAAGCTACGACTCTGAAGCCGACAGCATTACGATAACACACGATGCACACAACCGAAAAGGCTTTGCTTTGGGTGCTGTATTGGCTGCCGAATATACAAAAGAGCATAGCGGACTGCTATCTACAAACGATTTGTTTCAATTCTAAATAACAACGTCCACAGCGTGGGACTGACATAAGAATAATTTTATAACCAATGATTGACAAAGAAAAAGCAAAGCTCGACCCCAAGAAACAGTGGGCAAAGTGTATTATAGTATCGGTGCTCTACCTCGCTTTCCTCCTTTGGGTGAAGAGCTGGTGGGGGCTCATCGTGTTGCCGTTTATCTACGATGCATATATTACGAAGAAGATAAAGTGGCAATGGTGGAAAAATTCAGACGGTCCCGTGAAGTTCATAATGGGGTGGGTAGATGCCATTGTCTTCGCCCTTGTAGCCGTTTACTTTATCAATCTTTTCTTCTTCCAGAACTATGTGATACCTTCTTCTTCGCTTGAGAAGTCGTTGCTCACGGGCGATTACCTCTTCGTATCGAAGTTGAGCTACGGTCCCCGCATACCACAGACACCGCTTACGGTGCCCCTTACACAACATACGATGCCGTTCTTCAACATAAAGAGCTACATAGAGTTTCCACATTGGGAGTATCGCCGCGTGGCAGGATTGGGCAAAGTGCAGCTGAACGATATTGTTGTGTTCAACTATCCTGCGGGCGACACCATTATGAGCGAGCCCCAATACCAGGCAGACGACTATTATCGTATGGTCTACGAAGCAGGAACGAGCCTCTTGATGCAGCAAAATCCGAAGTTGGCAACTGCCAATAAGAACGCATTACAGCAGCGCGCGTTCTACGACAAGGCGTATGCGCTCGGCAGAAACTACATAGCCAACAACGTAATGACGTACGGCGAGATAGATTCGCGCCCCACCGACCGTCGCGAAAACTATGTAAAGCGTTGCATTGGCTTGCCGGGACAAACCTTGCAGATAAAGAATAAGATTGTATATTTGAACGGAAAGCCAAACAAAGAGCCCGAAAACGTGCAATATACCTATATGGTAAAGTTCAACAACATAACGGCTGCCGACCTGTTGGGCGAACAATACGACGACTTCCGCAAGGAATTGGGCATCAGCAACGAAGATGTGCAAAGCCTCAGCCGCCTGCACGGCTTTGATGTAGAGCAGGGATTGGTGCTGAATCAGGCTGCCTTGCAGTACGATGGCTATATGCCGCTTACCAAACGTGCCGTGGCTGCATTGAAACAGCGTGGCATAGTGAAGGCAATACGCCCCGTAACCGACAAGGATATATATTCTGGTTCGAACTATCCGCGCAATTCCGACCTTGGCTGGAAAGTATGGACGCGCGACAACTACGGTCCTGTGTGGATTCCTGCAAAGGGCAAGAGCATTGCACTGACATTGGACAACCTGCCTGTCTACGAGCGTTGCATCAAGGTTTACGAGGGCAACAAGCTCGAAGTAAAGCAAGGAAAGATTTACATTAACGACAAGCCTGCGACGTCGTACACCTTCAAACTCGACTACTATTGGATGCAAGGCGACAACCGACACAACTCTGCAGATAGCCGTTATTGGGGTTTTGTGCCCGAAGACCACATCGTGGGCAAGCCATTGTTCGTATGGTGGTCGAGCGACCCCGACCGTCGTGGCTTCGGTGGCATACGTTGGAGCCGCCTGTTTAAATGGGTTGATAACATAAAGTAATATCATATTTGCGAACAAGATAGCATTGTCTGAAAGGTCTGACGGGTCAGACTTGCCCGACAATGCTATTTTCTTTTTATCCATCTCTTCCTTTACAACAATTCGATTATGCCAGCACTGCTTTCTTCTGCCTGCTTTGCGCCCATTCAGTGGTATCAGAAACTGAACCGATACGATGTGTGCCTGATAGAGCAACACGACCATTTCGTGAAGCAAACCTATCGCAACCGCTGTGTGATAGCTACGGCAAACGGCGTGCAAACCTTGTCGATACCCGTAGAAAAGTTCGACGACGTGAAGTGTGAAATGAAAGATGTGCGCATCAGCGACCACGACAACTGGCGTCATCAGCATTGGAACGCACTGCTGTCGGCTTACGGCGAAAGTCCGTTCTTCGAGTATTACCAAGACGATATTCGCCCTTTCTATGAAAAGAAATGGAAGTTTCTTTTCGATTTCAATATAGAAATCACCCATACACTCTGCGAATTGCTCGACATACAGCCCGACATTCGTCCTACCGAAGAGTTTCTACCAATGGACAAAGCTGGCGAAACCGCTCTGCCTTATGCCGATTTCAGAGAGGCGATACGCCCGAAACGCCCCCTCGCTGATGCCGATTTCGTGCCCAAACCCTACTATCAGGTATATGAGCAAAAGATAGGTTTTCAGCCCAATCTCAGCATTCTCGACCTGCTTTTCAATATGGGCAACGAATCCATATTCTACCTTTAGTGCGTTGCCTGTTTACTTTTGTTTATTATTTTTACAAGTAATTGCAACGCAACCGACTCTCTGTATAAGATTTAAACCGTAATTTTGCAGCGGCAAATTGATAGTTTATGCAGCAGAGAATTTTACTATTCATAATCTTACTGACGAGTTTTCCCACCGCCTATGCCCAGCAAGTGCAGGTCTGCGACGGTGCAACCAGTC
This window encodes:
- a CDS encoding phosphatase PAP2 family protein — encoded protein: MICFKRIYFLIVLLVCLCCQAKAYSSFNDTIKHTYSRGLTDSLCAEVDTSIVIQKVGDALERISNTRFHKIVYSSAPLIINGLIVRGQNKHFRGLRNDYLPEFHRHLDDYTQYLPAAVMLGLKLGGEESRSSWGRMLASDVLSVAVMASIVNTLKHTTHVERPDGTDRHSYPSGHTATAFMTATMLTKEYGHKSPWIGIGAYTVASATGLMRMANNKHWLSDVLTGAGIGILSTELGYYFADLIFKKRGLNNVNNNETFDKMLNPSFLSLNFQISLPLGSYPIGQHSEFKVSSGCTSTIEGAYFFNPYVGVGGRIGVTRTSVIVDKVKAEDNVFDAWRISGGAYFSYPLSERWLVGSKLLAERVHYPDLQLTNYLIDSQHSFAFGTGLSLTFRARRRYGIRLLLDYDLMPYRAQGKRTCIHSLTLGSAFLITF
- the dapB gene encoding 4-hydroxy-tetrahydrodipicolinate reductase — translated: MKIALIGYGKMGHMIEQIALERGHEIVCKIDADNQEEFDSPAFAAADVAIEFTTPTAAYGNYLKAFAHNVKVVSGSTGWQHEHKADVERLCTEGGQTLFWASNFSIGVAIFAAVNRYLAKIMNQYPQYDVAMEETHHVHKLDAPSGTAITLAEGILDNIDRKAKWAKGKQVAADGSVTSAEPMPADVLPIASVRRGEVPGIHSISYDSEADSITITHDAHNRKGFALGAVLAAEYTKEHSGLLSTNDLFQF
- a CDS encoding S26 family signal peptidase yields the protein MIDKEKAKLDPKKQWAKCIIVSVLYLAFLLWVKSWWGLIVLPFIYDAYITKKIKWQWWKNSDGPVKFIMGWVDAIVFALVAVYFINLFFFQNYVIPSSSLEKSLLTGDYLFVSKLSYGPRIPQTPLTVPLTQHTMPFFNIKSYIEFPHWEYRRVAGLGKVQLNDIVVFNYPAGDTIMSEPQYQADDYYRMVYEAGTSLLMQQNPKLATANKNALQQRAFYDKAYALGRNYIANNVMTYGEIDSRPTDRRENYVKRCIGLPGQTLQIKNKIVYLNGKPNKEPENVQYTYMVKFNNITAADLLGEQYDDFRKELGISNEDVQSLSRLHGFDVEQGLVLNQAALQYDGYMPLTKRAVAALKQRGIVKAIRPVTDKDIYSGSNYPRNSDLGWKVWTRDNYGPVWIPAKGKSIALTLDNLPVYERCIKVYEGNKLEVKQGKIYINDKPATSYTFKLDYYWMQGDNRHNSADSRYWGFVPEDHIVGKPLFVWWSSDPDRRGFGGIRWSRLFKWVDNIK
- a CDS encoding WbqC family protein, with the protein product MPALLSSACFAPIQWYQKLNRYDVCLIEQHDHFVKQTYRNRCVIATANGVQTLSIPVEKFDDVKCEMKDVRISDHDNWRHQHWNALLSAYGESPFFEYYQDDIRPFYEKKWKFLFDFNIEITHTLCELLDIQPDIRPTEEFLPMDKAGETALPYADFREAIRPKRPLADADFVPKPYYQVYEQKIGFQPNLSILDLLFNMGNESIFYL